A region of Ignavibacteriota bacterium DNA encodes the following proteins:
- a CDS encoding glycosyltransferase family 2 protein encodes MNKEYDLAIAYRIYPKISKVPPIYPDDKFKLSELCLASLVKSLGNLSVKWFVILDDCPKEYKTMFEKYLNKYDTDYIETQVKSNGATFGMQMDLLLSQNHCDVIYFAEDDYFYLPDTFHELMSALNTTGIDFISPYDHLDLYTNEFHNRKYFVKFIGKRHWRSCGSTTMTFLTTKKALKSAEKVFRSYVRKNYDSSLWLTLTHENVNSPLRFMKLLIKDNQTLRIFAKAWIYTPLQVIFGKKYQLFTPIPSIAQHLDNQCMAPGIDWNSKFKEGHQWLIK; translated from the coding sequence TTGAATAAAGAATACGATTTAGCGATAGCTTACAGAATTTACCCAAAAATTTCGAAAGTACCGCCAATTTATCCTGACGATAAATTCAAGCTTTCAGAGTTGTGTCTTGCTTCGCTCGTAAAATCATTAGGAAATCTCAGCGTTAAGTGGTTTGTAATACTTGATGACTGCCCTAAAGAGTATAAAACAATGTTTGAAAAGTACCTGAATAAGTATGATACCGATTATATCGAAACTCAGGTAAAAAGCAACGGAGCAACTTTTGGAATGCAAATGGATTTGCTGCTAAGTCAAAATCATTGTGATGTAATTTATTTTGCAGAAGATGATTATTTTTATTTGCCTGATACCTTCCATGAGCTGATGTCTGCTTTGAACACAACCGGTATTGACTTCATCAGTCCTTATGACCATCTTGATTTATACACAAATGAATTTCACAATCGAAAGTATTTCGTGAAATTTATCGGAAAAAGGCACTGGCGTTCCTGTGGCTCAACTACTATGACTTTTTTAACTACAAAAAAAGCATTAAAATCTGCTGAAAAAGTATTTCGAAGTTATGTAAGAAAAAATTATGACAGCAGTCTATGGTTGACTCTGACTCATGAGAATGTCAATAGTCCATTAAGATTTATGAAATTACTTATAAAAGACAATCAAACTTTAAGAATATTTGCCAAAGCATGGATTTACACTCCATTGCAAGTAATATTCGGAAAGAAATATCAATTATTTACACCTATTCCATCAATTGCTCAACATTTAGATAATCAATGTATGGCTCCGGGAATTGATTGGAATTCAAAATTTAAGGAAGGGCACCAATGGCTTATCAAATAA
- a CDS encoding glycosyltransferase family 2 protein yields the protein MLEIVIINYNTGELTCRCIQSVFDTIGSARILVVDNASTDNSIEEIRGKYPEIKIIHNSENLGYAKAVNIGVRNTDSEFVIVSNSDVEFLRSSINEALDVIQSDESIAVTGFHQLYPGMKYQRSYGRFPGYISGIFDMFFITSFLKVLNKYLLNTNRIIYPEYADGAVLLFRRSVFDRLLGFDEDYFFYTEEADFCKRVWNSGYKVSIANKARVIHIRGAGREKSDFNEKAEKLLISTKLLFLKKHGTKSEAKLFKFTQKTYFFNLFVIELILSKFSTSKKYFSKSQEHLRISKLWKKAEIE from the coding sequence ATGTTAGAAATAGTAATTATAAATTATAATACGGGTGAACTCACTTGCAGATGTATTCAATCTGTATTTGATACAATTGGCAGTGCGAGAATCTTAGTCGTTGATAATGCTTCAACTGATAACTCTATAGAGGAAATCAGAGGCAAATATCCTGAAATCAAAATTATCCATAATTCTGAAAATCTAGGATACGCAAAAGCAGTTAATATTGGTGTCAGAAATACAGATTCAGAATTTGTGATAGTCAGCAATTCCGATGTGGAATTTCTTAGAAGTAGCATAAATGAGGCACTGGATGTAATACAATCAGACGAATCAATTGCTGTAACAGGTTTTCATCAGCTTTATCCTGGAATGAAGTATCAAAGAAGTTACGGCAGGTTTCCGGGCTATATTTCGGGAATATTCGATATGTTTTTTATTACATCATTTTTAAAAGTATTAAATAAATATTTATTGAATACTAACAGAATTATATATCCCGAATACGCTGATGGTGCAGTTTTGCTTTTCAGACGTAGTGTTTTTGACAGATTATTGGGTTTCGATGAAGATTATTTTTTCTATACTGAAGAAGCAGATTTTTGCAAACGAGTTTGGAATTCCGGATACAAAGTCTCAATTGCAAATAAAGCAAGAGTGATACACATACGCGGAGCCGGCAGAGAAAAAAGTGATTTTAATGAGAAAGCAGAAAAATTGTTAATATCAACCAAGCTCTTATTTTTAAAAAAACACGGAACAAAATCTGAAGCCAAACTTTTCAAATTTACTCAAAAGACATATTTCTTCAACTTATTCGTTATTGAATTGATATTATCGAAATTCTCGACTAGTAAAAAATATTTCTCTAAAAGTCAGGAACATTTAAGAATATCAAAACTTTGGAAAAAGGCAGAAATTGAATAA
- a CDS encoding aconitate hydratase, with protein sequence MIFDLDMIKSIYANYAKKIDSIRKIVNKPLTLTEKILYSHLDSETEIREFARGKDYVNFRPDRVAMQDATAQMALLQFMQAGRPKTAVPSTVHCDHLILAKEGAEKDLASSKDLNSEVFDFLSSVSNKYGIGFWKPGAGIIHQVILENYAFPGGMMIGTDSHTVNAGGLGMIAIGVGGADAVDVMAGFPWELKFPKLIGVKLTGKLSGWASAKDVILKVAGILTVKGGTGAVVEYFGEGAKSLSCTGKGTICNMGAEIGATTSIFGYDEKMYNYLASTSRKEVADVANGIAEHLTGDDEVYANPEKYFDQVIEINLSELEAHVNGPFTPDLATPISKLKDAVVENGWPDKIEVGLIGSCTNSSYEDISRAASVAKQAVDKKLKVQSEYTVTPGSEMVRYTIERDGFINDFEQIGGVVLANACGPCIGQWARHGADKQEKNTIITSFNRNFAKRNDGNPNTHGFVASPEIVTALTIAGSLSFNPNTDTLINEDGIAVKLDPPSGDELPAKGFDVEDNGYQAPAEDGSGVKINVAPDSNRLQLLDSFPEWNGSDMTGLKLLIKAKGKCTTDHISMAGPWLRFRGHLDNIANNTLTGAVNFFNEKTNSVKNQLTGEFGEVPAVQRQYKAAGIGSIVVGDENYGEGSSREHAAMQPRHLGVKAILVKSFARIHETNLKKQGMLALTFADKNDYDKILEDDTFDIIGLSEFSPETPLTLVAHHLDGSKDSIIVNHSYNAQQIEWFKAGAALNIIKKQFA encoded by the coding sequence ATGATTTTTGACCTCGATATGATAAAATCAATTTATGCAAATTATGCTAAAAAAATTGATTCCATCAGAAAAATTGTCAACAAACCTCTCACCCTGACAGAGAAAATTCTTTACAGTCATCTTGATTCTGAAACTGAAATTCGTGAATTTGCACGCGGTAAGGATTATGTGAATTTCCGTCCCGATAGAGTAGCAATGCAGGATGCAACTGCCCAAATGGCTCTTTTGCAATTTATGCAAGCCGGCAGACCAAAAACAGCAGTGCCTTCTACTGTTCATTGCGACCATTTAATTTTAGCTAAAGAAGGTGCTGAAAAAGACTTAGCAAGCTCAAAAGATTTGAACAGCGAAGTTTTTGATTTTCTTTCTTCGGTATCAAATAAATACGGTATCGGATTCTGGAAACCGGGTGCAGGTATCATTCATCAGGTAATTCTCGAAAACTATGCTTTCCCGGGCGGTATGATGATTGGTACGGATTCACACACGGTTAACGCCGGCGGTCTTGGAATGATTGCTATTGGTGTTGGTGGTGCAGATGCAGTTGATGTTATGGCAGGATTCCCCTGGGAACTGAAATTCCCTAAATTAATCGGTGTGAAATTAACAGGAAAATTATCCGGCTGGGCTTCTGCTAAGGATGTTATCTTGAAAGTTGCCGGTATTCTCACTGTAAAAGGTGGAACCGGTGCTGTTGTTGAATATTTCGGAGAGGGCGCCAAGTCTTTATCCTGTACAGGTAAAGGCACAATTTGTAATATGGGTGCTGAAATCGGAGCTACAACCTCAATTTTTGGTTACGATGAAAAAATGTATAATTATCTTGCCTCAACAAGTAGAAAGGAAGTTGCTGATGTTGCTAATGGTATTGCCGAACATCTGACCGGAGATGACGAAGTATATGCAAATCCTGAGAAATATTTTGACCAGGTAATTGAAATTAATTTATCTGAACTTGAAGCTCATGTAAATGGTCCATTTACTCCGGACCTCGCTACCCCAATATCAAAATTGAAAGATGCAGTTGTTGAAAATGGCTGGCCCGACAAAATCGAAGTGGGATTAATCGGCTCCTGTACAAACTCATCTTATGAGGATATTTCACGTGCAGCATCAGTTGCTAAGCAAGCAGTGGACAAAAAATTGAAAGTTCAGAGCGAATATACTGTTACCCCCGGCTCAGAAATGGTTCGTTATACAATAGAGCGTGATGGATTTATCAATGATTTTGAACAAATTGGCGGCGTTGTTCTTGCTAATGCCTGTGGACCTTGTATCGGTCAATGGGCTCGTCACGGTGCGGATAAACAGGAAAAGAATACAATTATCACTTCTTTCAACCGAAATTTTGCAAAACGTAATGACGGAAATCCAAATACGCACGGATTTGTTGCCTCTCCGGAAATCGTAACTGCTTTAACTATAGCCGGAAGTTTATCTTTCAATCCTAATACTGATACTTTAATCAATGAAGATGGAATAGCGGTTAAACTTGACCCGCCAAGCGGTGATGAACTTCCTGCAAAGGGATTTGATGTTGAGGATAACGGCTATCAGGCGCCTGCTGAAGATGGTTCAGGAGTAAAAATTAATGTTGCTCCTGATTCTAACCGCTTGCAGCTTCTTGATTCATTCCCTGAATGGAACGGTAGCGATATGACTGGTCTTAAGCTATTAATTAAAGCTAAAGGAAAATGCACGACTGACCACATTTCAATGGCAGGTCCATGGCTCCGTTTCCGCGGTCATCTTGATAATATTGCTAATAACACTTTGACGGGTGCAGTGAATTTCTTCAATGAAAAAACTAATTCTGTTAAAAATCAATTAACAGGTGAATTTGGTGAAGTTCCGGCTGTCCAGCGTCAGTACAAAGCAGCAGGAATTGGCTCAATCGTAGTTGGCGATGAAAACTATGGTGAAGGTTCATCACGTGAGCACGCTGCTATGCAGCCACGCCATTTGGGAGTAAAAGCAATTCTTGTCAAATCATTTGCACGTATCCACGAAACAAATTTAAAAAAACAAGGTATGCTCGCTCTTACTTTTGCTGATAAAAATGATTATGATAAAATTTTAGAAGACGATACTTTTGATATTATCGGATTGTCTGAATTTTCTCCTGAAACACCTCTGACACTTGTAGCACATCATTTAGACGGCTCGAAGGATTCAATCATTGTTAATCATTCTTATAATGCTCAGCAAATCGAATGGTTCAAGGCAGGTGCCGCATTAAATATTATCAAAAAGCAGTTTGCCTGA
- the pepE gene encoding dipeptidase PepE, protein MNLLLLSNSTTQGYTYLEHAFDTIKSYFGNGVKKIAFVPYAGVTINWDEYTKKVADVFSNLGYEIISVHTGDAKEIINSADGIAVGGGNTFNLLKTVYDNDLKDLIKSKVIVGMPYIGWSAGSNLACPTIRTTNDMPIVEPPTFNALNLIPFQINPHYLDAHPDGHHGETREQRLLEFLEANKNMYVVGLREGSSLQFVDNKLSLIGLKQARIFKYGQEIFEVNPGDNLDFLMK, encoded by the coding sequence ATGAATCTATTACTCTTAAGTAACTCCACAACACAAGGTTACACATATCTTGAACATGCTTTTGATACAATTAAAAGCTATTTTGGAAACGGCGTAAAGAAAATTGCATTTGTGCCGTATGCAGGTGTTACAATTAATTGGGACGAATATACAAAAAAAGTTGCTGATGTATTCTCAAATTTGGGATATGAGATTATTTCTGTTCATACAGGAGATGCTAAAGAGATAATTAATTCTGCTGATGGTATAGCTGTTGGTGGAGGTAATACTTTTAACTTACTGAAAACTGTTTATGATAATGACCTGAAAGACCTGATTAAATCCAAAGTTATTGTAGGAATGCCTTATATCGGCTGGAGTGCAGGCTCGAATTTGGCTTGTCCAACTATACGAACTACTAATGATATGCCGATCGTTGAACCACCTACATTTAATGCACTCAATCTGATACCGTTTCAGATTAATCCACATTATTTGGATGCACATCCGGACGGTCATCATGGGGAAACCCGCGAGCAAAGACTTTTAGAATTTCTTGAAGCAAATAAAAATATGTATGTTGTTGGTCTAAGGGAAGGCAGTAGTCTTCAGTTTGTTGATAACAAATTAAGTTTAATTGGCTTAAAACAAGCACGTATATTTAAATACGGACAGGAAATTTTTGAAGTCAATCCGGGAGATAATCTCGATTTTTTAATGAAGTAA
- a CDS encoding NAAT family transporter, translating to MNDLLTTGILYFTSFFTLINPIGTMPVFMTMTKDLSEAERTNTARKASIVALIIIIAFAFSGQLMFKFFGISVNSFRIVGGIIFFMMGMDMLQARIGRVKINESEVKSYVNDISITPLAIPMISGPGSITNAIVLMEDADTISLKLLLFGSIFAVMGLTFIILYSSSKIIKFMGETGKNVMMRLMGLIVMVIAVEFFFSGLKPILIDIFK from the coding sequence ATGAATGACTTATTAACAACCGGAATTTTATATTTTACATCATTTTTTACTTTGATAAATCCTATCGGTACAATGCCTGTATTTATGACCATGACTAAGGATTTATCTGAAGCAGAGCGAACTAATACAGCAAGGAAAGCAAGTATAGTCGCATTGATTATTATAATTGCCTTTGCATTTTCGGGACAGCTGATGTTTAAGTTTTTTGGAATTTCAGTTAATAGTTTCAGAATAGTAGGTGGAATAATATTTTTTATGATGGGTATGGATATGCTCCAGGCAAGAATTGGCAGGGTCAAAATTAATGAATCTGAAGTAAAATCCTACGTTAATGACATCTCGATTACACCACTTGCTATACCAATGATAAGCGGACCCGGTTCTATTACTAATGCAATTGTACTTATGGAAGATGCTGATACCATTTCACTTAAATTGCTCCTTTTTGGTTCGATATTTGCAGTTATGGGTTTGACATTTATAATTCTATACAGCTCATCAAAAATTATAAAATTTATGGGTGAAACCGGAAAAAATGTAATGATGCGGCTAATGGGGCTTATTGTAATGGTAATTGCAGTTGAATTTTTCTTCTCGGGGCTTAAACCAATACTTATAGATATATTCAAATAA
- a CDS encoding bi-domain-containing oxidoreductase: MLQVIQYQKKGDIVVSEMPPPVCPEGGILVRSSFSLISAGTEKTSVSKAKSSLLERAKKQPEDVKLVLDFIKKEGILSTYKRVKSKLDSYKSLGYSSSGIVIESRSSQFSIGDRVACAGAGIANHAEIIAVPSNLAVKIPENVDYQSAAYTTVAAIAMQGVRQADVRIGETVAVIGLGLIGQITIQLLRAAGCRVIGLDINEKLFDTSISSGAEISLKSSDESLNSVMSFTRGLGCDAVLITAGTSSNQPIELALNITRKKGKVVIVGAVGMNIPRTPFYMKEIDLRISCSYGPGRYDVNYEEKGIDYPAAYVRWTENRNMSSILDLLSSKTIDFNKLTTHSFRIKDAPTAYDLITGKIQDDYLGILLEYDLNKEILTSTVSIKKIKSTSEINIGFIGLGTFARNYLIPPLQKSGTHFAGVSSKDPVNAKSAAENLGFDFLTANGDDIISDDRVNTVFIASRHDSHSGYVVNSLKAGKNVFVEKPLAVNQLQLDEIRDTLKESTARLMVGFNRRFSKSFKTIFEYFSARSEPLFINYRINAGFIPKSHWVQQSEQGGRIIGEVCHFIDCMLYLTKAKPVSVYASSVSSANKELTDHDNVSIVIKFSDGSLGTISYIASGGSSLPKEFCEVHSDRKTAVMNNFETVEFYSGSERKLVKSDGKKGIDEEVEAFISSVRNGISMPIKFEEIYLVTKATFAALHSLQNGQTIFIEE, from the coding sequence ATGCTTCAGGTAATTCAATACCAAAAAAAAGGTGATATCGTTGTCAGTGAAATGCCTCCTCCTGTTTGTCCTGAGGGTGGCATTTTAGTTCGAAGTTCGTTTTCATTAATTAGTGCCGGAACGGAGAAAACATCTGTATCCAAAGCAAAATCTTCTCTACTCGAACGCGCTAAAAAGCAGCCCGAGGATGTGAAACTGGTACTTGATTTTATCAAAAAAGAGGGAATTCTCTCTACGTACAAACGAGTAAAATCCAAACTTGACTCTTATAAATCATTGGGATATTCATCATCCGGCATTGTAATTGAATCACGAAGCAGTCAGTTTTCCATTGGTGACCGTGTGGCTTGTGCAGGTGCAGGAATTGCAAATCATGCTGAAATTATAGCAGTTCCGTCGAATCTTGCTGTAAAAATTCCTGAAAATGTTGATTATCAATCTGCGGCTTATACAACAGTTGCGGCTATTGCTATGCAGGGCGTCAGACAGGCAGATGTCAGAATTGGAGAAACTGTAGCTGTAATCGGCTTGGGGCTTATTGGTCAGATTACAATTCAACTTCTCAGAGCAGCTGGCTGCAGGGTGATTGGTCTTGATATAAATGAGAAACTATTTGATACTTCAATCAGTTCAGGAGCTGAAATTTCACTTAAAAGTTCCGACGAATCATTAAACTCTGTAATGTCATTCACACGTGGTCTGGGTTGTGATGCTGTGCTGATAACAGCAGGGACAAGCTCAAATCAGCCGATTGAACTTGCTCTTAATATTACCCGAAAGAAGGGGAAAGTGGTTATTGTAGGTGCTGTCGGAATGAATATCCCACGTACACCATTTTATATGAAAGAAATTGACCTGAGAATTTCCTGTTCTTATGGACCGGGCAGGTATGATGTGAATTATGAAGAAAAAGGTATAGATTATCCTGCGGCTTATGTTCGGTGGACTGAAAACCGAAATATGTCATCAATTCTGGATTTATTGTCAAGTAAAACAATAGATTTCAATAAATTAACCACCCATTCCTTCAGGATTAAAGACGCACCTACAGCTTATGACCTTATTACAGGCAAAATTCAGGATGATTATCTTGGAATATTACTTGAGTATGACCTAAATAAAGAAATTTTAACTTCGACTGTTTCAATTAAAAAGATTAAATCCACATCCGAAATTAATATCGGTTTTATAGGACTCGGGACTTTTGCCCGTAATTACCTTATTCCACCACTTCAGAAATCCGGTACTCATTTCGCAGGAGTTTCTTCAAAAGACCCCGTGAATGCCAAATCTGCTGCAGAAAATTTGGGATTTGATTTTTTAACAGCTAATGGCGATGATATTATTTCTGACGATAGAGTCAATACTGTTTTTATAGCATCTCGCCATGATAGTCACTCGGGCTATGTTGTTAATTCGCTCAAAGCAGGTAAGAATGTTTTTGTCGAAAAGCCGCTTGCTGTTAATCAGCTTCAACTTGATGAAATTCGCGATACCTTGAAAGAAAGTACAGCAAGACTGATGGTAGGATTTAATCGAAGATTTTCAAAATCTTTTAAAACGATTTTTGAATATTTTTCAGCAAGAAGTGAGCCATTGTTCATTAATTACAGAATTAATGCAGGATTTATACCGAAATCGCATTGGGTTCAGCAATCGGAGCAAGGAGGCAGAATAATTGGCGAAGTTTGCCACTTTATCGATTGTATGCTTTATCTTACAAAAGCAAAGCCTGTAAGTGTATATGCATCATCTGTTTCATCAGCAAATAAAGAGCTTACTGACCACGATAATGTCTCAATAGTAATTAAATTCAGCGATGGTTCGCTTGGTACTATTTCATATATAGCTTCGGGAGGATCATCACTTCCAAAAGAGTTTTGCGAAGTACATTCCGATAGGAAAACTGCAGTTATGAATAATTTTGAGACCGTTGAATTTTACTCCGGCAGTGAAAGAAAACTAGTCAAGTCAGACGGTAAAAAGGGCATTGATGAGGAAGTTGAAGCGTTTATAAGTTCAGTCAGGAACGGCATTAGTATGCCTATCAAATTTGAAGAGATTTATCTTGTTACTAAAGCGACTTTTGCAGCATTACATTCACTGCAAAATGGTCAAACAATTTTTATAGAAGAATGA
- a CDS encoding phosphoribosylaminoimidazolesuccinocarboxamide synthase, giving the protein MEIINMHYILEELKLIRKGKVREVYEAGKDILFVASDRISAFDVIMAQPVADKGKILTAISEYWFHETKSIIDNHFISSNINDLPSEITEKHSDMLAGRSMLVKKAEPLPIEFVVRGYLAGSGWKEYKLSKSVCGISLPDGLLEYSKLPEPIFTPATKAETGHDENISYKQASEILGEETASYLRTISIKLYNFAHQRLYEKGIILADTKFEFGKDDKGNLILIDEALTPDSSRFWLMSDYVPGKPQMNFDKQILRDYLESIPWNKQYPPPNLPEKILRGTLEKYAYAYELITGNKWQID; this is encoded by the coding sequence ATGGAGATAATCAATATGCACTATATATTAGAAGAATTAAAATTAATCCGTAAAGGCAAGGTCAGAGAAGTCTATGAAGCCGGAAAAGATATTCTGTTTGTAGCATCTGACAGAATATCTGCTTTTGACGTAATAATGGCTCAGCCTGTTGCAGATAAGGGAAAAATTCTCACAGCAATTTCTGAATACTGGTTTCATGAAACAAAATCAATAATTGATAATCATTTCATTAGTTCGAATATTAATGACTTACCATCTGAAATAACAGAGAAACACTCTGATATGTTAGCCGGTAGGTCTATGCTTGTTAAAAAAGCAGAGCCACTACCTATTGAGTTTGTAGTCAGAGGTTATCTTGCCGGTAGCGGCTGGAAAGAATATAAGTTGAGTAAATCAGTTTGTGGCATTTCACTTCCTGATGGACTTCTCGAGTATTCTAAGCTACCGGAACCAATTTTCACACCTGCAACAAAAGCTGAAACAGGTCACGATGAAAATATTTCTTACAAACAAGCTTCAGAAATTTTAGGTGAAGAAACTGCTTCATATCTGAGAACTATTTCAATAAAATTATATAATTTCGCTCATCAACGGCTGTACGAAAAAGGCATAATACTAGCCGATACAAAATTTGAATTCGGTAAAGATGATAAAGGTAATCTCATTTTAATTGATGAAGCACTTACACCGGATTCTTCGAGATTCTGGTTAATGTCAGACTATGTTCCTGGTAAACCGCAAATGAATTTTGATAAACAAATTTTAAGAGATTATCTGGAAAGCATACCTTGGAATAAACAATATCCACCACCAAATCTTCCTGAAAAAATCCTACGTGGTACTTTAGAAAAGTATGCTTATGCATACGAATTGATTACCGGCAATAAATGGCAAATTGATTAA